A genomic region of Sander vitreus isolate 19-12246 chromosome 11, sanVit1, whole genome shotgun sequence contains the following coding sequences:
- the gjb8 gene encoding gap junction protein beta 8, which translates to MSWAALYTQLGGVNKHSTSLGKIWLSVLFIFRITILVLAAESVWGDEQSDFTCNTQQPGCKNVCYDHFFPVSHIRLWCLQLIFVSTPALLVAMHVAYRNRGDKRVMLASNGNEKMTENDLKTLKRRRLPITGPLWWTYTCSLFFRLIFEGGFMYALYFVYDGFQMPRLVKCEQWPCPNKVDCFISRPTEKTIFTIFMVSSSAICMVLNVAELCYLIAKALIRCSARSNKRNRSYSHADSVTRDNAHLQNKKNEMLLSSTTDSTGNKMC; encoded by the coding sequence ATGAGTTGGGCTGCGCTCTATACTCAGCTGGGCGGCGTCAACAAACACTCCACTAGTCTAGGAAAGATTTGGCTTTCCGTCCTTTTCATCTTCCGTATCACTATACTGGTTCTGGCCGCTGAGAGCGTCTGGGGGGACGAGCAGTCAGACTTCACATGCAACACGCAGCAGCCTGGCtgcaaaaacgtctgctatgacCACTTCTTTCCCGTGTCGCACATCCGCTTGTGGTGCCTGCAGCTAATCTTTGTGTCCACACCGGCCCTGCTGGTGGCCATGCACGTCGCCTACAGGAATCGTGGGGATAAGAGGGTCATGCTGGCCTCCAACGGCAACGAGAAGATGACGGAGAATGACCTGAAGACACTGAAGAGGAGGCGTCTGCCAATCACAGGCCCACTGTGGTGGACCTACACCTGCAGCTTGTTCTTCCGCCTCATCTTTGAAGGTGGCTTCATGTATGCACTGTACTTTGTCTACGACGGCTTTCAGATGCCTCGGCTGGTGAAGTGCGAGCAGTGGCCTTGCCCCAACAAGGTGGACTGCTTCATCTCCAGGCCAACAGAGAAGACCATCTTCACCATATTCATGGTGTCCTCATCGGCCATCTGCATGGTGCTGAACGTGGCCGAGCTGTGCTACCTCATCGCCAAGGCGCTCATTAGGTGCTCTGCCAGGTCAAACAAGAGGAACCGCTCTTACAGCCACGCAGACAGCGTGACAAGGGATAATGCCCATCTGCAGAACAAGAAGAACGAGATGCTGTTGTCTTCCACCACAGATTCGACCGGCAACAAGATGTGTTGA